One Arabidopsis thaliana ecotype Col-0 mitochondrion, complete genome genomic window, GGCTCCCAGCAGGTAAGTCCTGCTTGATTGCTTTCACCAGGTTTATAAAGACTGGTTCGAAAGGACCAGGTCGGGATAGGCTGGGAGTCGATTAGCCCGAGTTGTGTTAAGATAAGTGGCACTTGAATTTGAAGTAGACATCGGCCAGGTCTTGGATGCTGAATTATCGGTCTTACCACTTGTATCGATAGACCCACTTGAATTGAATGCTGAGGAGATTTATTTTCAATCCAATCCTGATCCTGATCTTCGAACTTTCTCTCTGCAAAAGGCTTCTGGCAAAGCTTGAACATCGTATCGTTAGCTCCTTTTAAAAAGGAAGACAGAAGAGCTGGTAGGACGGACTGGTAAGGGATGAAATTACTTATTACTTATGAGTGGAGGGCTTCGCTTTTTTCTATAACTGTCACTGGAACAGAAGGCCTAGTACTCCAATTGGCTTAAGTGCACTCCCAATGATATTCTAGTCTTCTTTCTTAAGAAAATATAGATATTATCGTGGAAAGAAATCTATCTCTTGAAGGGAGTCCAACTTAATTCAGTTTGATCCCAAGAGACGGTATGGAACGCTCGTATAGAACCCCATCCAATAGAACTAAAACCGCTGGGAATGCAACGGGATGGATGTCAACTGGTAAGAATAGCCTTGGTCTGGAGATCTTTACAACAGGAGATCAGGAGTTAGCTCGCTTGGACGGAGAGCACGAGAAAGAAGGGGCAGTCTAACTGAACTCCACTCGTTTAGAAGAAGCCTCGCCAGTCAGGGGGATAGGGAAAATTTCTTCACAGCATGAAGAAAAGAGAGGGATTCAAAAAGGGCTGGCTCCTTAGAAGGGATTTGAGTGCTTTAGACTAAGAAGTGAGATTAGATAGGCTTGTCTTAGGATTTGATGCACATTCAAGGGCAACTACTGCTTATGGGTAGGCACCTAGTGCTACAATGGCTGTAACAGATTCAGAGATTGCATTTGCCCTTGGATACACACCACACATTGATTGGATTTGAAAGATACGAAGGGTCCATAACGGACAGGAACTACAACTATTGATACTCGGTCTAGACTAGGGGGGGGGAAGGCACTGCCGGAAACGGGACTGCTGTACTATAAAGGGGTTACCGTCGAAGGTAAGGACAGAGACTGATTAAATGGGGAGGACAGATATAGGCAGACACTTCCAAAAGGCAGAAGCATTGGCTTTTAGGACGCACTCAAACTTCCATTAAAACTCCAGGTGGCAAAACAACTCCATCCAATAAGAAAGAGGAATGTGCTAACGCCAATAAGCGTATAAGAAAAGGACTAGAACTGGCTGAAAGCACTTACCACTAGAAAGAAATTGGCCTGACAGAAAAAGTCAAATCCCTCTCCCTCTCCTTTCAGTCGAGTTCCCTCTTTTATAAGAGTAATAAATTACCTTGGACCTCTCCTTTCAGTCGAGTTTGTGTTCACAACCTCTCCTTTCAGTCGAGTTTGTGTTCACAACCTCTCCTTTCAGTCGAGTTTGTGTTCACAACCTCTCCTTTCAGTCGAGTTGCTAAAGCACCTCTCCTGCTTTCTAAAGCTAAAGGGCGAGTGACTTCATACCTTTCCTCAAAGCCGCCTACCGTGCAACGAGCAACGACCTGGCCTGGGACGAAGTAAACCCTTACCAGGGTTGAGAAGCTTACTATTACTAAGCCTTTTGCCCTCCCAGATTCAGTCAGTAATGGCTTCTATGATAGAGTAATTTAGCTATAGAGTTTTCAGCTAAATAGCTCTTTCGAATACTTCCGTTCGTGCTTACCTTTGTATCTATATCTTCCCTCCCAATGAAAACGAGGAGAAGAGGTCACGTCTCAGCCCAGGAGAAAGAGAACTACTCGACTAAGAAGTCAGTGTTGGAGGTGTACTAATCCCTCTCTTCTAGCCGGAAAGACTTTCTAACCAATTCCATTAATAAGCTAAAGAGAAGTTACAGAAGTACGGAAGTGACAGAGAAGTAAACCTTCTTAGCCAAGGGCAGCGCAGCGCCTCTGATACTGAACTAGATGCCGCAAAAGCACCAACTCTGGCATCATATCCCGAAGATAGTCATTTCAGTCTGTTGGGCAGCGTTTTATAGAAGTGACGGAAGCCAACCGACTGACTTGCAGCTGCCAGTGTCCGCCTGACTTTCTTCTCTTTTACTATAGATGGGAGTCTATATTCAGCATCTAGGTTACTACACTGAAAGCCTAATAGTAGGTCTGCAAGCCTAATTCGGATTCTTTTTCTAACGTCCTACCTACAGGCGCATAGGAGCTAGTTTTCCAACCGCGGAACAATATCTTACACTTAGATTCCACCATAGTGCTAGATTAACTAGGCCTTCTCTCCACTAAACAGATTCCATCGTAGTGGATAGAAGTCTTTAGACTAAGGGCAGACCGCAAGGGCAAATCTTAGGCATTGGTTCCGAGGACGGTAGCCTACTGAGAATGAAGGAAGAGAAGCGATTTTGAAGACTTTCTAAGATATTTCCACGATCAATACCGACTTCCTTATCTTTTCTCTTGGAAGTCGAACCTTTATCTGTATGGAAAAGAGGGCTTCTACCTATACTTGGTTGAGAAAGGGCTGAATGGTCCAGGACAAGAAAAAGCCACTAAAAAGAACTGTAGGTCATACAGGGTAGTCCACTTTATCTTTATCCGTGACTCTGAGTACAAGATTTCCGGGATCAAGAAAGTCGCAAATAAATATGCTGGGCTGGACTCTTTTCTCGTATGCCCGGAAAACGTTGTTTCGATAGAACTCAGCTTGCTGCATAGCTCGTCTAAACAAAACACTCCAGATCCGCACTTCCCTTTAAATATACTCCAAAGGGACTAAGCTTGACTAAGAAGGGCTTTGCTCCGCATGAGACAAAGTTATCAAAAAGTACTTATTCCAATTTAGATAACCCTGATTAGAAACACACTTGACCGTTTTCTAGCTTGAACCAGAACAAACATTAAACGCCCGGAACAACTGTTAGAATTTCGATCGAACAAGTATTGGCATTCTGTCAGCATTTCCCCCGCGGTCAGTGATAGTTAGGAAAGGAAGAAAGAAAGGGTGATACACGAGAAGATAGGTCAGGTATATATAGCGATTGCAGATGGTGCACCAGTTTCGTATACATAGGCCCTGGTTGGTAAGGTGATGAGATCGACACATTATATGCGATCTACGTTCATAGGTTCTACCTTGAAGCTCTTCTCCTTTCCTTACTCTAACAAGTAAGCAAATAGGAATTACCTTGTGAAGCAACGTAAATTTAGTGAGTTTTGGGAGGTTAGCCTTAACACATCCAAATCTTACGAAGTCAATGCGGTAGCAGCCACTGTCCCGACCTTTTCTGTCACTCCTTCCTTTGAAAGGAGCTTCTCGCCGTTAAACTCAGCTCTTTTTCCGGCTTTACCGATTAGATCAGTTTAGACCTTACCTTGGGATTGGTTTTTTTCCTTTAAGGCTGACCCTTCTTATAGAAAACTGGCATCTAGAAAACTGGCATCCAAAGGTCCTCAACCAGGGATAAATCGACAAATCTAGGATAAAGTCCACTTGAATCGACCAAAGGGGAAGGAAGTATGAAAATCCAATTCTTTGACGGAAACTAAAGGCTAACCTACAAGCTAGCCTCGTCGAATCGACTCACTCTCCTAACCTCAAAGGGAATCTGAGAAACAAGTAGATCAAGGATTCCCATGTTGCCTATGGTGTCTTGCGAATTCCTAGGAATGTTAGGAATGGGAGAACCAGTAATCCCAGTAATCCCAGGAATAGGAGGTAAGGAGATTAGTTGGTTAGGAGGGAATCCCAGCAATATTAGCAATGAGGTGATGAGATTAGGTTTGTTTTGGTTAGGGATTAGAGGAATGGGAGAGGTAAGCCAAGTAAGGTAAGGAGTTTTTGTTTGTAGAAAGTTCCATTTCAATCTGCCTATCTGTTTGAATCAGTTTATCCCAAGGAAGTGTTTTACTCTTTAAATTGGTAGTTGGTTAAGGAATCCCAGGTTAGGAAATTAGATTAGTTGGTTCTGGAATCCCTGGAATGTTAGCAATGGGAAGAGTTCACCTTGCTCTCTCTCCTTTTAGTCGAGTAATAAATCCCTCTCGCAGAAAGCTCAAGTATGTAAACAACCTCTCCTTTTAGTCGAGTTACTAAAGTACCTCTCGCAACAAGTACTCGAGTCACAAAACTAAAGGTCGAGTCATGACTTCGCCCTCAGGTGGGAGGAGAAACTGTACAGGACATAGCTTTCCGCCTCTTTCTTTCACAAAAAAATGAACTACCAAAAACTGTAGATTTATTTTTTGAAAAGAGTTTTGTGGCCTTTTCAAAAAATAAAGAAGTGCTACTCAAAATGTGGCGGAGCTAGATCCTTACGGATCGTGGATTCAGAGTGGCGCTCGCTTTATTAAAACCGGAAAGACTTTATCGTAGAAGCGGGACTTAGAAAAGTCCTAAAATATCTTTCTGACCATGGTGTCAATAGCCCATACTTTCAGTCTTTTTTTAAAAAGACAACGTGAAGAGGAATAGATCAACAAAACAAAGAAAGGACAGGAACAGGGGTTGTTGCAGAATTGGGTTCGAGTCCCAGGGACGCAATGTGGCTGCTTAAAAAACTGATTCAACGAGATATAGATTTGTCCCCATTAAGATTTCAAACTTGTCGTCTACTTTCAGGAAATGTTCGGAACAGAGAACTGACAATAATACAACGCCGCATTCTCCGAAGATTGAGGAACAGGAAGAGATCTATTAAGAAGAGAAAGATTTATCCGAAAAAATATCTTACCAGTTATATACAATTACAAACTACACGAAAGTTGCCCCTTTTTCATGGGGATTTACCCATCACAGAGATGCACAGAGGAACAAAACGAACTTCATATATCCCTTTTCCACTCAATCCAGAAACAAGATTTGACGTTATTCCGCTTCGTCTCCATTTTCTTGAAACTATTCCTCAAGCAAGGCAGCCGATAAGTCATCGAAGGGTTTGTGTGAATAAAGGAATGGTAAGCATTACTCATTTTAAACTTTCCCACGGTGATATAATATCTTTTCAAGAAAATAACGCGATAATACGCGGTGAAGAAATAAGGAGATCTTTCTATAAAGAAATTTCAGTTGAAAAAATCATAGGCAAATTACTGCATCAACCGCTAAGAATGTGGAGAAGAAGCAAAACTGAATGGTTCCACCTACTCAAAACTAAGAGGGGATGCCGCCTACTACTAAAATCCCGGTTTTTGCAACAGTTGCGTTCTTCTATGCAAGAAGAAGACTTAGAAAGAACAAAGAAGTTTGGATCCGAAAAAGTATGCTTAGGAAGTTCCTTCGCTGAGCACAAGAGAATGAAGAGGAATTTGTTAAAATCCCTATTCTTATCGAAGAGAAGGAAGGATAAAAACCTAAATCTTCCTACTCGAACAATCAGTCCTATAGTTTACAACTCTTCTTTATCTTTATATAGTAATTCGACCTATTGCTTCGCATCCCCCCATAAGTTGACTATGAAGAGAAGAATCAAAAGGATCGAACTACCTACTCATTATTCGGAGGTTAATCATAGAACACCAAAAGCTGTGGTATCTTATGGACCTAACATAGGTCATATCCCTCACGACATAAGATTAAAAGATCCAAACCTTCCTCTTCGGAGCAGAAACGGACGTGGCCAAAACATATAAAGATCGGCGTAGTCACTCATAGGGACATCTCTATCCGGATAGAGGATAGTCTAGATCGATTCATAGATGGATTTTTTCATCTAGATAGGTATCCCGTGGATAGAGAGAAAGATAGGGATCCATCTAGATCTTGATTCACTATTTCCATTTTTTTTTACTTAGTCTTATTAATTGGGTGGGGTTCGGGGAGCATGCCCGGCATAATCAAGGCCGTCGCCCCTTCTTCGACGGGGATGGGCGGATAAATTCGGGTTCCTAGTCCGGGTGGGTGGTCCAGTTGAAGTCGGAAAGTCCGCTAGAGAACAAAAGATGTAATGAAAAGATAAGCAATAGAAGTGGCCAGGTCACCCGGCCTAGAAAACTCGCTTAGACAAAGACTCAATCAATTTTTCGGAAAGGAGGGGTAGTAGGAGTCAAGATATTGCGTATAAATATATATACGAGAGAGAGTCTCTTGAGCGGCCGAGAATCTTATGTCAAAAGGACCAAGGACGATCTTTTCGGAAAGGAGGAGTAAGTCTTCAAAGAAGATCGAGGAATAAATCGGACAATTATGCTATTCCGCCCTTTCTTTTCTACATTTTTTTATTGAGCCGAATCACTATCATTATATTATATATTCATTGTTGGTTTGGCTGCTGGTCTAGCGATCCTTCCTAGCCGTCGCCTAGAGTGCAGCCTGCCCGCTGAAGACCGTAACGTAAGTGACTCAGTGCTCCATACGGGGGAAATGAAAGCAGAATTCGTTCGGATCCTCCCACACATGTTCAATCTTTTTTTAGCGGTTTCCCCAGAGATCTTTATCATTAATGCAACCTCCATTTTGCTCATTCATGGAGTTGTATTTAGTACCTCTAAGAAATATGATTATCCGCCGTTAGCCAGTAATGTGGGTTGGCTTGGATTACTTAGTGTTGCGCGCCTAGGAGGGCAGCGCGCTTGGGGATGCAGAGGAACTATTATCGCCCAGCCCCCTACCCTAACCTAATGCGGCGCCGGATTCGGACCGCAGGGAACCGTAGCATGGGGGGGGGGACGTCTAATCCTTTTGCCGCCGCAAGGCTGGCTAATCGTACGCAGCAGGCTCGAAGACCCCCTGGTTCTGGAAGGCACATGAGTCCGAACGCTATGTTGAATGTGCGACCGACACTACGTAGGTACCAGTGCAGGTGAGGCGTCGGTCGGTCCTAGAAACGGCGGCAACGGCGCGAGGAGTTAACGACCGGACGTGCTGCAACCTAGGGATCACCAGGCAGCTCTTTCGCTCTATAGGGATCGGGGGGGCATAGCACAATTCCTCTTGGAGGGGGGTTGGTTTGCCCGGGTGACTGATCCTGCCATAATGTACTCCTACCTATAGCACCGGCAACCGAAGTAAAGCATACATAGGACGATCTTCATGCGTGAATAGCCGGGAGGAAAGAAAGGGCGGTAGATGATAATGAAAAAGGGCGCCGCGTCTGTACGGGCGGGCGGAATGGATGAGCAAAAGGTGCCATGGGGTGAGGAATATCCCGAGTCTCATGTAAGACAACTAAATGCACCCCGAGGTGCTGCCGAGGAACTGGGAGACCTTCTCGAGCACAGGATAGGCAATTGAAAGATAGAGCTAGCCTATTCGTTATGGGGAATCAATGCTCCGGGCCGAATAAAGCTTACCTCCGGCACCTGGCTTTCCCCGGCGCATATTAGCTTAGCTGTGCTTAATAGGTCGGTTTGTTTGGCTTCCTCTCTTAGCCCATTCCTAACCAGTGGAGAAAAGGTTCGCTTATGCTGGAGGGTTTTTTCCACTTAGTGATCGGTCTGCTAGTTCACGCAAATCCGAAGAAGTTATCACGGACGAGCCACATGCAGGGAAACTTGCACGTGTGGTTCTGGCCGGGCTTTCCTGAGGTATCTAATAACCTTGCTTCTGCTCGCCGCTGGCGCACCTCTCCTAACTATTGCCCATTTATTCTGGAATAATCTTTTTAGGAGGGACAATTTTACATATTTCTGCCAAATCTTTCTATTATTAAGTACGGCTGGTACCATTTCGATGTGTTTCGATTCTTCCGACCAAGAGAGGTTTGATGCTTTTGAATTCATTGTATTAATTCCACTTCCTACTCGCGGTATGCTCTTTATGATCTCGGCTCATGATTTAATTGCCATGTATTTAGCTATTGAGCCTCAAAGTTTATGTTTTTATGTAATCGCAGCATCAAAAAGAAAGTCTGAATTTTCCACGGAAGCCGGCTCGAAATATTTGATCTTAGGTGCATTTTCCTCTGGAATATTATTGTTTGGGTACGACCGGACAACTACCGATATCAATTAATATCTTTTTTTAGAATGTTGTTGTTAAATAGATAAATATCTATTTATATTGTAAACTATCGGATCGGGTATTACTTAGATGTGAAACTTTAAGACCTCATTAGTTGTGATATTGATCTTACGGGGGGGGGGAACGAAATCAAAGAATATATAGACTTGTAAAGACCCTCTATGTAGTTGTCTATCTAGGGCGATCGATCTACATCTTTCTCCATAGCCCTTGGGCTGTGTCTCGATCTCCTACGCGCGAAATCAGAGGGACCTGTTTCTATGGAGATTCCCCTTGGTCTAATTCCACGCCTTATGACGAAAGGAGAGTCGGCGTGGCATCAAGTGAAGATTTAGGGAAGTAGAGATAAATTCCCTTCTGGGGTATTCCGAAGGTGTAACCTAGGCAACGAAAAGGGGCCCGATACTTCAACTAGAGGAGCGACCAGTTGGTTCACCAAACCCCTACCCAGCGTCACACGTTCTCCAGGTCCGAAGGGATCCAGTGCCCAACTACCGACTCCTCCCGGAATTTCGTTATCGGAGCCGAGCCGGGAACGGCCGTTAGTGGACACCCACTACTTTTCACCGGTTAGAGAGGCCCTCTTTAATACATTAAGAAAAGATGTTCACAGGGGCCAGAAAGACTCGGTCATAGGAACTTAGACCACCTACGCGCTGGTAAACGAAAACCACCTCGACCGGATCAGAGTGAAACAACAATGTCGAAATCAGGCCGCCCCTTGCCTTGAAAGAATTCACACGCGGCCACCTGCTTTCCCAAAAGAAGGGGAGATCCGCTGCTTACTGCTCACGGTTTTTTCGACCTATACTATAGTAAAGTCGTCCGCCTATCTTTCTTCTTTCTTTTTCTTCTATTCACATCAGATTTTAGACTTTCACCAATTAAAGGTGAAAAGGGGGAAAGAAGAGAGCTTTGGGATTCGCTCACTTCTTAATTTGGAGTTATCGAGATTCTCAATGTGGGGAGGAATAGTGCGGGAATGGCGGTTCTCAGACAAGGGAATCGTTCCTCTAAAATTGGCTAGAATGTTTCCTATCAATAGAGCTTTCACGTCTGCGCATAGAATCGCTTTTTTTGCTCGATAAAGTCCGTTCCTCACAGCAGGACCAGTGTAAACAGGTTCTAGGTCAAGCGATCCTATAGGCAAGTTTTAAAGTCGTTACCCCCGAAATGAAATAGTATTCCACATAAATTGTTAGTTATTCTCCTGCATTAGATATTTTCTAGCAATCTTAAGGTTAAGGCGAGCAATCTGTAGGTATTCCTCCGCTGCCCTTTATAGCAGGGATTCCAGTCGAGGCTTCCCCTTTCGAATGATTCAGTGCTCTCTTCAACCGGCGAGTTTAGCCTTGTCAGTGCTCTCAGAAACCAGATCAATTAGGTCTGGATCGGCTCACTTTCCCAATCGAAATGAATTCGAAACGCGAGACACGACACTCGCAACACGAGAATCAAATCGAGGATCAACCCCCTCCTATATCATTTAAGCTGTTACAGAGGGCGTTAGCTCAATTCATAGCCTTCCTTCGGGTAGGGTTAAGGCAAGATGAACAATGCGGCTAAGCGTGCAGATTGTTGGTTTGGCGCGAAGAACTATGGTAGAGCAGTTTATGAATGTCTACGTGGTGGACTTTATTTTACCAAAGATGATGAGAATGTGAACTCCCAACCATTTATGCGTTGGAGAGACCGTTTCTTATTTTGTGCCGAAGCTGTTTATAAAGCACAGGCTGAAACAGGTGGAATCAAAGGGCATTATTTGAATGCTACTGCGGGTACATGCGAAGAAATGATCAAAAGAGCTGTATTTGCCAGAGAATTGGGAGTTCCTATCGTAATGCATGACTACTTAACAGGGGGATTCACCGCAAATACTAGTTTGGCTCATTCGAGATAATGGCCTACTTCTTCACATCCACCGTGC contains:
- the rps4 gene encoding ribosomal protein S4 → MWLLKKLIQRDIDLSPLRFQTCRLLLGNVWNRELTIIQRRILRRLRNRKRSIKKRKIYSKKYLTSYIQLQTTRKLSLFYGDLPITEMHRGTKRTSYIPFLLNLETRFDVILLRLHFLETIPQARQLISHRRVCVNKGMVSITHFKLSHGDIISFQENNAIIRGEEIRRSFYKEILVEKIIGKLLHQPLRMWRRSKTEWFHLLKTKRGCRLLLKSRFLQQLRSSMQEEDLERTKKFGSEKVCLGSSFAEHKRMKRNLLKSLFLSKRRKDKNLNLPTRTISPIVYNSSLSLYSNSTYCFASPHKLTMKRRIKRIELPTHYLEVNYRTPKAVVFYGPNIGHIPHDIRLKDLNLLLWSRNGRGQNI